The Musa acuminata AAA Group cultivar baxijiao chromosome BXJ2-5, Cavendish_Baxijiao_AAA, whole genome shotgun sequence genomic interval tatatttatttgtacAAGATGCAGATAAAATTGTTTGATTTCCAATGGTgacattattatattattaaaatttaggaaGTTATAACTGTTATTTTATCTTGTGCAGGCAGTGGATATTCGAAAATCAAACTTGATTCACTTAGAAATTTCCAGAATAGACACAAAGGCAGTGTAAGTTCAGTAAATTTGTCATTCTATAGAAATTGTGGACGGCACTTATCTTTAAACTAAGCTTACTTCGTGATACTTTTCTgacaatttataatttatttattgtttTGTCATGCAAAATCCAGGGGATGTTACAAATTCTGTAGGGTAATTTTTGTCTATAATTAAGGTCTGAAAATTGAAGCAATATTACTTAGTCAGGCATAGGTGTTCAATTCAGTGTATAGCTAGATACAATTCACTTTAATAAGATTGGGCAATAATGTTTGTGCTACAACCTTCTATCCTTTCTCTTATTGAGGGAACCTTTCAATCCTTTTACTTTGATGCTTTACCTAGCACAATTTGTACTAAGCCAAATCAAGGATTGGCAAACGAGAATCAGTCTGTCCTAATTGCATTGGTGATCCCTTCATTTGTCATTTTAATTCTGTTCGGTTTGTTTGCTTTTGTTTGATCTCTTGTTAGCCTGCTAGCAAAGGCTCGGCTCACTCACATAAGGACATTATTTGTCACAAACTTAAGCCATCAAATCTTCATGTCCTTCATGTATATAGTAGTTGTTTACCATCCCCAACTTCTTCATGTTGGACCATCAACTCACTCACAAATTGGTATTTAGCAACTTCCCTTGTGCAATTGTAAGAACTTGATCACAACATTTAAATGCATCCAAAGATAGTGACCAGTGCATCAGGAATTTGATCATGGTTCCCTATGTGAGCATTCCATGTGATTGCTCAGACCACCTTGAAGTTTTCATTAACCACATAGCACATGCTATCAATTCTATTATGCAAACTTGGAAGTTAGTTATCATACTTTCTTATTGGTTTTTGCTCTAAATACATGGGATAGAAGGTAGCAGCTGTTGTGTCAGAAAACCAGTTTTATATCATTTGTCTTAATTATGGGACTCCGCCACAACTTGTCCAAATCAAACCATGTTCTCTGATACAATATGGTGAGGGGATGGATCAGGCTCTTAGCTGCCTGCTACCAAAGGGTCGATGTGGGGCTGTCACTTACCAAGTACCGAATAAGTTGGGACAAGATACAATTAGAAGTTTTCAGTCTTTTAGCTTGATGAAAAGAAGGCAATTGCCTACTTCAGCCATCAATTTCATTTTAATATCTTTATATGACATTTTCTTGAACTACATAACCAAGAGATTCTTATCATTTTATAGGTGTGACTTTTTCTGGTGTTGTAATATCCAAGTTATGATTACATCATGTATCACAAAAAGATGATGTTTAAGGTAAGGTATGCAATActgtaccataccggtgtttcgaggttggctcagtacggtacggtatcgacgtaccgagcggtacaccagagcGTACCAAACGGTACACCAGGGCTTACCGAGcaatttcctcttactgtagcactgtagcactactacaggtccgtccggtagcgggtggtccgcgtaccggtatgccgtcggaccggtacgtactgcccgtatcgggcggtaccattcgaaattgcatactaaCTTTAAGGAATTGTCCCACAGCAGAAGATTCTCCTCTTCCAATGAAGAAACTcgttaaggatttttttttttcttcagataATATAACATTCCATGCCAATTACTACGAAGATATGTTAAATATCCTTATTGTTCATTTTTTTCCATCATTTTTCActtgtttattttgatttgtcATCATACAAGATACTGCAGTTGATCGGGTCTAGTTTTTCCTACCACATATCATGGTTCGCATTACCAAtctgtaccggtgtaccgaccagCTGTTGGTATGGTACGTACCGAGTTATACCGAGCATACTGACATATGGTACATTGGGATGTATCGATGTACCGCCCATATCAATCTTCTATCAAACCGGTATGTACTACCCATACTGAGTGGTATGCTTCGAAACGTCAATCCTTGCAACATAAAACCTTTTAACTTCCCTTTCATATCTTTTTAAGTTAATAATtaatcatatattaaaattttcattagttATGACATCTATTAGATACTCCATGAGCGATTAAATAAATGATGTTTTACTAAATCTGGTTGTCTATAAGGAATATATAAAAACTTGGTAAATATGTCTAatcagttatctttttcattttaaTAGGAACTGCAAAGCGTATCTAGTGGTTAAATTCTCAAAATACATTTTGGTTGACATATTCTGGAAAATTTTGGGAAAATAATAGACTAATAATCTCATGAAGTATGTATATACTCGTAAAGATGATGACAAGGAGAAATCATTTAAATAGCACCAAAAATGGAATCTGAATGACATATTTTGGAAAAACTTGGTGAAAAGCTAGATTTAGGAAATTTCCGAAGAAGGTACTTTCAGTTCATAAAGGAGCTGGCAATTGCTTGAGccttgaagcataaaaataatgTTGATCTCACCAATTTGAATCAACCTAATGAGATTAATATTCTTTATTCAATCTCTTCATTGTTTATAAAACTTTACAATATTTCCCTTTGTACTTAAAAATATACTAGAAATCATTGGAAAGCAAATGAAGAATCTCTTATGAAGCTCAATGTGTTGTTTCTATAAGACCTTCTCCAGAAAATGAGACATTAATCTCGTTAAGTTTCTACAACAAACCTTTTGAGTATCGACTGCCAAGAATCTTTGCAAGTAATTGTGATAATAACTTAGAGAAATGAATTTTTTGAGTACTGGATGCTACATTATTTTTTTCAAGATTTCAAATGTTAATTTTAGAGAAACCAAGATTGATGACAATTATCCATGAAACCAATATTTTTCAGCTTGTTGATGAAATCAGAGAAGATCAGGTTGATTTGGGTAAAATGAGTGTGAAAGTACATATGGAGGAAGAGATGTTTCAATGTCCCCAAAAGAAGATTACAAACGAAGAAGCACAAAGAGTAACATCTAAATTGCAAAATGAGTTCCATCCTGAGAAAAATTATAAGAGAAGCGAGAAATTGAAGGTAATTTCAGATGCTCAGATGAACAATCTGGCTGATTCTCCTGGCTTTGTTGGTCATCAGTCTGATAGTATGGATCTAACTGAAAAATCTTTGCTCAACTTTGACCTTGCTTCATTTTTGATAGAGTTATACAGTTATACATGTCAAGAAATTCATGCAGAATCGAAAAAAAAGTTTTACTTTCTTCCTGCCTCAGGAAGTATTGGTCAAAAGATTGATAGCCatcttgatgaacttgatgatcATCTTGATCAAAAGATCTCTTTCTTTCAAAAGACACTAGCAGATGTTGCGCAGGCCATTATAAGTCAGAAGTCAATGGTTGAAAACCAACTTGATGGACGATGCATTATCCATTCCAAAGAATTCATCAATGCATTATACACCTTGAATTCAGACAAGGAGTTGTTTCTGAAGCTTCTTGAAGATCCAGAATCACTTTTGCTTAAACATATACAATGTCTTCACATTACTCAGGTAGGGAAAGTATCCAAACTGGAATCAGATAAATGTTTAGAGAATGTTCAGTCATCAGGGGAACAGGatcatagtaaagggaaatgcgaAGAATCAAACAGAAATCAATTGTTCCACAAACAGAAAAAATACAAGTTTTCCTGGAAGAAAGTCAAGTCAATGGGAACATCCAACGAAAGTCCAAGTTCCAATGGTTTAAACAGAATTGTTGATCTGAAGCCATATGCAGTACGAAATCAAAATTGTTCTGTTATAAGTACAAGCACTTCAACTCGATCTCATGATGTTCCAATGCATGATAAAGACAGATTTCATTTTTCCCTTCAAGAAATCAAAAGAAGACTCCGGCGTATAATTGGTGAGAGCAAAAAATCACGACACATAATATCCATGGATGGTATTCTTCACAAAATTCCTGTTGCTACATGTAAAATGATGAATAGTGAAACAACGATATCGGGCTCAGCAAGCAGTTCTTCTTTTGATATTACAAAGCTATCTGGATGTTATTCCATTGACAAGAGAAAAGATGAGAAAAACAATTCAGAACAATGTAAAGTTAAAATCAACAGTTGTGTTTCTTCCTCGAGATCACAGTCTTTGATATATGAAGAAGCCAAGAAGCATCTTGCTGAGATGCTAGACACCAAAGTAGACAGTTTGCCTAAGGTCCAAGTTTTAGAATCTTTGGAGAGAGTACTTTCTCTCTCAAGATTCAATGAATCATGTCCTATATCCAATCCTCAAAGAGACAATGAGCTCGCTATGCCACCTGAGGAGACAGGAGATTCCTCCTTACAACACTTGAAGCAAGAAGGTGCTGCCAATACTTTAGGCCAGTCAAGAGCAAAGTTGGATTTTTCATCTTGCTCTCTGAGCATACCAACTGATGTTTTACAGTTCATTGTCTTAAATACAGATCTCATTGATACCAATATGCAGGACATATCATACATTGGAGAAGACTTGAACAACAAAGGTAGTTTTCCTGGAAAGCTTTTCCATATATTTAAATGAGATCCACTGAGGATAGGTTTTGTGCAATTTTATAATATGAAATTTATTGTTTATCAAATTGCTTTACAGGAAGCAGAGAGATCCTGGGAGCAGCTGCTACCAAGAGCATTGCGAACATTAAGCAGATGGATGTACCATTGGAGACAAATGAGCCAATTGTTGTAAGTAAAatatgtgaagaagaagaagagtcttatacattacaagaaatggtaagcaaGGAGTTTAATAAAATACATTATAACACCACCTTCAATTAAAAATGTTGATTCTTTAAAATTATACCATCATTTTACTAGGGTTCATCTGAAGAGAGGTCACTAACCCTGCCAAGTTCCTTTGTTGGAGAAAATTCATCAGATTCTGAAAGCACCACTGAAAAACCAGATCAACCAAATTCAGTATCCATTCTTGACACATTCTTGTCGGAAGATATTACCAGCCCCGAGTCCTCTAAACTAGAAC includes:
- the LOC135612816 gene encoding uncharacterized protein LOC135612816; amino-acid sequence: MAKTSYRRQSQSRRDNVGCMWGLIAQKFLSDKKHGNIRNAGSGYSKIKLDSLRNFQNRHKGSLVDEIREDQVDLGKMSVKVHMEEEMFQCPQKKITNEEAQRVTSKLQNEFHPEKNYKRSEKLKVISDAQMNNLADSPGFVGHQSDSMDLTEKSLLNFDLASFLIELYSYTCQEIHAESKKKFYFLPASGSIGQKIDSHLDELDDHLDQKISFFQKTLADVAQAIISQKSMVENQLDGRCIIHSKEFINALYTLNSDKELFLKLLEDPESLLLKHIQCLHITQVGKVSKLESDKCLENVQSSGEQDHSKGKCEESNRNQLFHKQKKYKFSWKKVKSMGTSNESPSSNGLNRIVDLKPYAVRNQNCSVISTSTSTRSHDVPMHDKDRFHFSLQEIKRRLRRIIGESKKSRHIISMDGILHKIPVATCKMMNSETTISGSASSSSFDITKLSGCYSIDKRKDEKNNSEQCKVKINSCVSSSRSQSLIYEEAKKHLAEMLDTKVDSLPKVQVLESLERVLSLSRFNESCPISNPQRDNELAMPPEETGDSSLQHLKQEDLIDTNMQDISYIGEDLNNKGSREILGAAATKSIANIKQMDVPLETNEPIVVSKICEEEEESYTLQEMGSSEERSLTLPSSFVGENSSDSESTTEKPDQPNSVSILDTFLSEDITSPESSKLEHYVMQKQNRRVSYEDSDNYLRIITLPDVKDRDRLHVNQAMYDYIRVVLGASGLMNELLERWDVTDHLLEPSLFDGVEIFSFFPQDNSKLLFDCINEVLVEIQEKFSSYTPGLSFIKRKFLPAPLGESLIQEVYKGVDRHLHLQFLNTLDQIINKDLEHRSWMNLQSETKNMTCEICDSILDDLIEETVYDMWL